In Clostridium ljungdahlii DSM 13528, the genomic window TAGTTCCACCTCTTACGGCATGAATGCCTATTTCGTTGTGAACTCTCTTTCTAACTCCTTCTCTTCCATTTACATAGTCCACCTTTTCTGGTATACAATCCTTTATTGTATCTGCTAAAAGTAATGCTGTTCCACTTGGAGCATCCACTTTTTGATTATGATGTTTTTCTATTATCTCTATATCAAAGTTTTTATATAAAAGAGCACTTACATCTTTTAATACTTTATTTATGACATTTATACCTATAGACATATTGGCAGATCTGAAAATTGGAATAGACTTTGAAGCTTCCTCAATTTTTTTAATTTGTTCTTCACTATATCCTGTAGTGCAAAATATAATTCCAATATTATGTTTCTTACCATATTGTAGAAGTGAATCCAAGGAATCCGGTCTTGAAAAGTCTAATATTACATCTCCTTCTACATTACATTCTGATATATTGGCAAACACAGGGAATGCTGATTTTTCATCCTTCTTATCTACTCCTGCAGATATGGATAAGTCCGGGAAATCCTCTACTAAATTGGTTATTACTTTTCCCATTTTACCATTACATCCACTTAGTATAATTTTAATCATTTAAACCTCTCCTTAAATTATTTAATAATCATTAACTACAAAGTCATATATTGATTAACGTGAAAGAAATAAATCTTTCACGTTAAATTAAAGAAAGCTAGCTTTCGTTTTACACAATAATTTAAATAGACTTGTTTTTTATTTTAAAAGTCCATAGTTTTTAAGCTCTGATTTTAAAACATCCAAATTTTCCTTAGACATGTCACAAAGTGGAAGTCTTAAATTTCCAACATTCATATTCAAAACATTCATAGCAGTTTTTATAGGTATAGGATTTGTTTCTATGAACATAGTATTCATAAGTGTAAGAGCTTTTAATTGCATCTTTAGTGCTTCTTTTACATTTCCCTCTAAAAATAATTTACACATATCATGCATATCTTTAGGAATAATATTTGCAAGAACAGATATAACTCCAAGCCCTCCTAAAGACATTATAGGAACTGTCTGATCATCATTTCCAGAATATAAATCAATATCATCCCCGCATAGAGCTTTCATTTTAGCAATTTGACTTATATTTCCACTGGCTTCTTTAACAGCTACCACATTATCTAATTTGCATAATTCTTTTAAAGTTTTAGGCTGTATATTTAATCCTGTTCTTCCAGGTACATTATATACTACAATAGGAGTTTTTATAGCTGAGGACACTGCCTTAAAATGCTCTATCAATCCCTTTTGTGTAGTTTTATTATAGTAAGGTGTAATTACAAGAACTCCATCTACTCCTATACTTTCTGCCCACTTGCTCATGTTTACGGCAGATTCTGTACAATTACTGCCTGTTCCTGCGATAACTGGTATTCTCTTATTAACAGTATCTACTGTAAATTTTATTGTATCTTTTCTTTCCTTTTCAGTCATAGTGGAAGCTTCACCTGTAGTCCCACAAATTATTATTGCATCTGTACCTGATTTTATTTGCCACTCAAGCAACTCTTTTAATTTATCAAAGTCCACCCCATTATCATTAAATGGGGTAATAATAGCTACCCCTGAACCTTTAAATAAGCTCATTAAAAGCACCCCTTCTCAATTCAAATTTAATATGCTTATCATCTTAAAATATATTGTTATTTATCCTTAATTATGCATTCTGCTATTTGAACAGCATTAGTAGCAGCACCTTTTCTTATGTTATCTGCTACGACCCATAGATTTAATCCATTATCTACGCTAAAGTCTCTTCTTATTCTTCCTACAAATACTTCATCTTTTCCTGCTGCCTCTATTGGCATTGGATATACTAAATTGTCCACATCATCTTTTAACACTACTCCAGTAGCATTCTTGTACAATTCAAAAATATCCTCTATTTTAAAGTCTTTTTTAAGCTCTACATTTATACTTTCACTGTGAGAATAAGTTACTGGTACTCTTGCTGTAGTAGCTGTAACTCTCAAAGTATCATCATGTAATATTTTTCTTGTTTCATTTACCATTTTCATTTCTTCTTTAGTGTATCCATTTTCCAAAAATACATCTATATGAGGAAGTATATTTCCTGCTATTGGATATGGAAATTTCTTAGGTGCATTTCCCTTATATCCTTCTAGTAAATCATTATATCCTCCCATTCCAGCGCCAGATACAGCCTGGTATGTAGAATATACAATTCTTTCTACTCCATATTTATCATAAAGAGGTTTAATTGCCACTATGGCTTGTATAGTTGAGCAATTAGGATTTGCAATTATACCTTTATTCCATTTTATATCCTCTGGGTTTACTTCAGGAACTACCAAAGGTACCTCTTTATCCATTCTCCAAGCACTACTATTATCTATAACTACTGCACCATATTTTGAAAATATAGGTGCAAATTTAAGGCTTACACTTCCACCTGCTGAGAAAAGAGCAATATCTATTTTTTTATTTTTTATGTTATCTTCCTTTAATTCCTCTACAGTATAATCTTTATCCTTAAATTTTAATATTTTCCCACTTGATTTAGCAGATGCAAACAAATACAATTTTTCTATTGGAAAATCTCTTTCTTCCAGCACCTCTATAAATTTTCTTCCTACCATTCCAGTACAGCCAACTACTGCCACGTTACAACTCATTTTAATATTCCTCCTAAAAATTTTATAATATAAATTGATTAAATATTTAAGTTTAAGATCTATTATTAAATATAATACCATGATATCTTAATAAAGATAACCTATTTAATTTTAAATATATCTTACTAAATATTTTACACTAAACTTTTGAAATATGTTCATAGAAATAAATATTATTGGGAATTAAAAATAGCGCATACTTCATACTGGTTAATACATTATATGCAACATATAATGCACTTTAGAATAAAATTAATTGTTTTGGTTTAAAATTCAAATAATAATTCTACTTGGGAAACTTATTTAATCACCATAATATTCCTATAGTTATGTGCATGTCATTGAAATTGCTCCTTTAAATGTATATTATATTTAAAATATATACTATAATTATTATAGTATATTATGTATTTATCCGATGGCTACCCACTCTACACTTATCCAAGTAGGATTAAAGAGCGGGTACATCCCTAGGTAACGATTTCTAGGTATCAAATGGAGTTAAAAACTCCATCTGATGCCAAGAACTCTGTTTATTCTATAATAATTATAGTATGTATAAATCTCGCTTTTGGGGTAAAAATAATCTATAGTAAAAGTGGGAGGATGGTATCAATGTCAAAAACGCCCTTAAAAAAAATCATAAAAGCAAAATTGAAATCAAACAGAGAGCTTACAGAAGCTGAAAAACTTAGAGAAAAATTAAAATATGAAATAGCTGAAGAACTAGGATTAAAAGATAAAGTTAATTCATTTGGCTGGAGCAGTTTAACAGCTGAAGAAACCGGAAGAATTGGTGGCATGATGACTAAGAGAAAAAAAGAATTAAATATACCTAAAAATGAAAGTATAATAAACCATAGTAAAAGCAAAGACAAACAATAAATTTGACTTATACCTCAAAAATATATAATATTAATTGATAAATACAATTTTACCTTTTTTAACTTTAAACACCTATAAAAATACCTGTAAGAAGGGAGTTAAAGACCGTTATGAAAATTTCACAACGGAAACAAAAATGAACTGCTATGGAAAATTTGCTCATATATATGACAATCTAATAAACAGCGATATAGATTACAGCACATGGGCTAAAAAAATTATGAACATATATGAAAAATTAAATATAGATAGAGAAAATTATTTGGATTTAGCTTGTGGTACAGGTAATATGACAGAAAAGTTGGCACTTTATTTTAAAAATACCTGGGCAGTAGATTTATCCAGTGAAATGCTATCAGAAGCAGATATAAAGCTTAGGAACAGTGGATTAAAGGTAAACTTTATATGTCAAGACATAACTAATTTCGAGTTAAACAGGAAATTCAATCTCATAACTTGCTGTCTCGATTCCACAAACTATATATTAAAAGAATCAGATTTACAAAGTTACTTTAAAAGTGTCTTTAATCATTTGGAAAACAATGGAATATTTCTGTTTGATATAAATTCCTATTACAAAATTACAAATATACTAGGTAACAATACCTATACTTACGACGATGAAGATATTACCTATATGTGGGAAAATTATTTGGAAGATGACATTGTGGACATGTACCTCACATTTTTTATACGTCATGAAGATTTTTATAAACGATTTGATGAAAACCACCGTGAAAGGGCTTATACTTGCGAATATATAGAATCCACATTGAAAAACTGTGGATTTAAAATTATAAATAAATTGGACAACTACAGTGATAAAACTGTAACTGATGTTTCTGAAAGAATATCATATATAGTAACTAAACTTTAATACACGTATGATTAGGAGATGGAAATTAAATGATAGATAAATTAATAAGAGCTACAGCTAAAGATGATAACATTCGAATAATAGCAGCCTCTACTACAAATCTAGTAAATGCAGCTGTTAAAATCCATGAATGTGCTCCTACAGCTGCAGCAGCCTTTGGGAGAATGCTCACGGCAGGAAGCCTTATGGGATCAATGTTAAAATCACCTAAAGATAGCTTATCCCTTATAATTTCAGGAGGCGGTAAAGCTAAAGGAATATCTGTAACTTCCTATGCCGACTGTCATGTAAAAGGATATATAGGAAATCCTTCTGCAGATCTTCCCCCAAATAGTAAGGGAAAACTAGACGTAGGTGGTATCATTGGAATTAATGGAAATTTAACTGTAATAAGAAATATGGGACTTAGAGAACCTTACTCCAGCAAAATTCCTATACAAACTGGAGAAATAGGAGATGATCTAGCCTACTACTTTACAGTTTCAGAGCAAACTCCATCTGCAGTAGCCCTTGGAGTTCTCGTAGATGTAGATTTAAGTATAAAGGCCTCAGGAGGATTCATAATTCAGATGCTTCCTGGAGCAGAAGATCTCCTTGCAGACTTAGTTACCTATAGGCTACAAGAACTTCCTCCTATATCAAATATGCTAGCTAAGGGCATGAGTATTTCACAAATATTAAATGATATTTTTAAGGATATGGGATTAAAGATATTAGATGAACTAACACCTACTTATAAATGTGATTGCTCAAGGGAAAGAGTTGAAAAAGCTCTTATAAGTATAGGTGCAAAAGATTTAGAGGAGATTTATAATGAAGGAAAAACTGAAGAATTAAAATGTAACTTTTGTAAGACATCTTATAAATTTACTCATGATCAAATAGGTGAAATACTTAAAAACTGCACAAAAAAATCCTGATATTAAATACAAATTATCTACATACTTAAACTTTTATATGTTATAATTTGCTTAAAAAACTAAAAACGTAGTTATGCTTACTATAAAAGACTAAAATTTATTGATTATAAATAAAATGGAAAGGATGATTTAAAATGGAAGCAAAATATGATCTTACAGATCCATACCAAATAGCAAAGTATATAAAAGAGGCTAAAAAATCTACTCCAGTCAAAGTTTACCTTAAAGGTGACATATCAAATTGTGATTTAGGCAGTATAGAAAATTATAATAGTGGTGATTTTTTCATTCTTTTTGGTGAAAGCGATGAAATATCAAAATTTTTAGAACAAAACAAAGATAAGATCAAGCAATTTAGAATAGAACAGGATAGAAGAAACTCAGCCATTCCCCTTGCTGATTTAACAAACATGAATGCCAGAATTGAACCTGGTGCTATTATAAGAGATAAAGTTAAAATAGACAAAAATGCAGTAGTAATGATGGGAGCAGTTATAAACATAGGTGCAGAAATAGGTGAAGGCACTATGATAGATATGAATGCAGTAGTAGGTGCTAGAGGAAAACTTGGTAAAAATGTTCACTTAGGTGCTGGAGCTGTAGTAGCTGGAGTTTTAGAACCACCTAGTAAATCACCTTGTGAGATAGGTGACAATGTACTTATAGGAGCTAACTCCGTAATCTTAGAAGGAGTAAAAATTGGAACTGGCTCTGTAATCGCAGCAGGTTCAGTAGTAACAGAAGATATACCTGAAGGAGTTGTAGCTGCTGGAAGCCCCGCAAAAATAGTAAAGTCAGTAGATGACAAAACTAAAGGTAAAACTAAAATTTTATCAGATTTAAGGAAATAATTTATATGGAAAATACAGGGTATAACCTTCTTAAATTTCAAGGACAAAGTCTATACCCTGTAAATAAGCATCAGGTGGAGTTTTGACTCCACCCGATGCCAAGAACTCTGTTTATGATATTCGCTTATCACCTATGTTATCCCCTAAGCTATTTTCATCTTCATTTTTAGGTTGTTCTTTTTCCTCTTCTTCGTTTTCTTCCTGCATTTTTTCTTTATCTCTGTTAACTTTTTCCATTTTAGATATAGAAACTTCATAAGCTATTTTCTTTACAGTTTCAGTATCTGATATCTTTTTTTGATATTCTCTACTCTGTAATCTTCCCCAAACCCTTATATTGTCACTTACTTTTAATGACTTACAAAACCTAGAATTTCTTCCCCAAGCAATGGTAGGTATGTAATCAGACTTATTATAAGCTCTGTTTACAGCTAGAAGCATATCTGAGATTTCTCTACCAAAGGGAGTTGTCCTATAAACTGGCTCCTTACATATAAATCCATCAAGAAAAATTTGATTTGGATTTTTACTCCTTTCAGTGCAAAAATCTATATTTCTTGCAAATACAGTTAATATCAATCTGTTTGCCCCATCCACAAATTTATTGTAGGACCTAAGCTGTCCTTCTATTATTACATCAGTTCCAACTTTGATATCCATTCCACCTATAAGTCTCTCTGAAATTGTAATGAATAGTATATCCTTACTTTCACTTAATCTAGGAACCTCAACATTAAAGGTGTAAAAACCCTCTCCATACATTTCGTGGCTAAATTGTAATTCTGAAGCTACTGTACCTTCAAGATAGATCTTATTGTTTAACATTAAATTGTCCATCATAAACCCCTCTTTCCCTTAGTTTTAAATGTTTCACTATCATATAGTTATTCATCAAAAAACAAAAATATACTTATAATTTAGCTTAAAGTCATAAATGTTTTATTTTTGATCAAATCATAAATGCACTTGTCTTCCATAAGACCTATAGTTATAGCTACTACAGCTGCGTAAAGTTCATCAATATCTTTGAGTGCCATATTAACTGGAATTTCCTGAGCCTCAATCACCCTTTTTCCCTCATATATAATATCTCTTTGGAGGCAATATACAAATCCGCTAGAATAGTCTAAGCTCGATATAGTAACCGTATTCTTACTTCCCAGTCCATAGGTTATGATGCAACCGGATATATCTACATTATTTTTCATTTTGCTTATTAAATCCATATTTATAAAACAATAATCTCCATCTAGAACTTTGTACCTTTCATTTATAGAATTTAGCACTACATAATTTACCCTTCTACTAACATCATTGTCTGTAAAAGTGGAGTAGTCTAAATTCATTAAATCAAAAAGCTCTACCAAATATTTCTTAAACTGGGCATTAGTTTCAATAATTTCTATAGATTGCATCTTTATTACCTCCTGTTAAAATATATGTTTTAAAATTATTTTAAACAGGATATGTTTTTTTTATACTATTTTCTAAATTGTAATCCAATCATTGATACTTGCCCTCATTGCCATTATAATACATATTTATTGTGTTTTTCAATAACTGTTTAATATAAGTCATATTAATTTCTCATCTGCTTTCCGTCATAGTCCATTTTATAGTTATCTTTGTATATCAAATCCCCTACCTTAACAAACTTGTATCCTTTTTCCTTTAAATTTACTATTACCCTTTCTAAATTAAGTGGTGTATACTTTGCACTATTATGAAATAATAATATAGAACCAGGTTTTGTACTTTTTATAACCCTGTTGTATTCAAGATCTGCCCCCTGCTCTTTCCAGTCTATACTATCTACATCCCATTGAATGCAGTAATATCCTGAATTCTTTACTGTATCTATTACATCATCATTATAAGATCCTTCAGGACATCTAAATAATTTTGTTCCACTTCCTGTTATGCTTCTTATTTTAGCTTCATTTATGTTTATATCTTCAATAATTTTATCTCTAGATATTTTCGTCATATTAGGGTGTCTATTTGAATGATTTCCTATCTCGTGTCCTTTAGTATATATCTCCTTTAGTTTATCGGGATTTTTATCAACCCAGTCCCCTACTACAAAGAATGTAGCTTTTATATTATGTTTATCCAGTACATTTAATATCTGATCAATGTATTCATCTCCTAGACTAACATCAAAGGTTATAGCAACTTTTTTATCTTTTGTGTCAACACAATAAATAGGTAATTTCCTATTTACTCTTGCAAATGCCCCTTCATATCTATAATTTGCAAATAATGATACGCCAATAGCTATAAGCAATAATATTGACACCATAAATATTTTTTTTATACATCTTGATTTCAATTTTTACCTCCACAATATATTTATTTCATAATTTTATATAGTATTTTATAACAACAAATATTACAAAATTTAAAAAATTTATTGTAGATATATTACATTCAAAAATATGCATTCAAATATTTTATACAACTATGCTATAATATACATATATATTATTTTAGTATTCTTAATTCAATGGAGAGGATTTTAAATGTTTGAAAATACTTTAGAACTAGCAGAAAATAAATTACTTCTGCTTTACATATTTAAAAAAATCAAGTTTCCTATTTCCAATAATCAAATAACCGAAGTCATACTGGAAAATGACTTCATAAATTATTTTACTCTTCAGCAATATTTAAATGAGCTTCTATCTTCTAATTTTATCAAGCAGATAGATTCTCAAAGTAACCATAAATTTATAATTACAAAAAAAGGCATAAAGGTGTTGTCCCTCTTCGGAAATAGGATTTCCAAAGATAAAATAGATATATTAGACAGCTATATAGACGAGCATTTTAATGACATAAAAAGTAAAATCTCAGTAAATGCCAACTATACAACTAAACATAAAAACAGTTTTATGGTAAATTTAAAAATATCGGAAAGTAATTCCACCTTAATGAACTTAAAGCTAAATGTGGACTCTAAAAAAACTGCCCAAAAACTATGTGAAAAGTGGGAAAAAAACTTTTCAGAAATTTATTATAAAATAGTTGAATTACTTATGGAAGATTAAGGATTTATTTCACAACCATACCTGTAGGCTCTCCACCTATAGGTATATATTTTTTATTTTCATCTTTTAAATTTACCTTTATCAATAAATTGTTATAATTATCCCCCACATATAAACTTCCCCTTCGTTTTAATACACTTGCAGGCATCCCCCCAACAATCAGCCTCTTTTTCTCCTTATAGTTATTTATATCCAAAACGCTTATTGTACCATCTCCAAAATTGGATACAAAACAATATCTACTGCTGCAGTATATGTCTACTGGCGAATTTCCCACAATAATTCTATTTATAATTTTATAGTTTTTAAGTGATAATATGGCTATACTTCCCCTAAACTCCGATCCTATATTGCTTTCACAGATAAGTATATGCTGTCCATCCACTGCAAACACAGCCTTAGTAGGATAGCATCCTACTCTTATGTTAGCTATAGGTTCATTTTTTTTGCAGTCTATTAAGGTTATGCTATCATCTTCCATATTAGATATTACAAGCAGCTTTCTTTCCTTATTCAAACATATGCTATAAGGAAGATTTCCACAGGGAACTTCTTCAACTACTCTTCTCATATTAAGATCAAAAACAAGCAGGCTATTTAAATCACTGCATATTATATATGCATTATTTTTATAGGTAATAATATCATTGCAGCATGCCCCAACATAATAACTTTCTTCCTGAATTTCATTTTTTATATCTATTATAGATATGCTGTTATTATATTTGTTTGCTGTTATAAGTTTAGAATCATTTAAACATAACCCATGGGGTCCAACTCTATAGGTCATGTCCTCAGATTTTAAATGTATTCTAGTTTCTTCATGAAAATCATCTAAATTCACCTTTGATACTGTATCAGAAGAAGTGCTACATATATAAAGATACTCCAACACACCATCGCCCCCTTACAACTATAATATGAAGGTTAGCTAAAATAGGTAATACTAATTAATTATTTTATTTTGTTGTATATTAACTTTATATTCTATATAATTATTTTGTTAATACATTATTTTATATGAAACAAGGTGATGAAATGTACAGTTATGTAACAAAAGGAGTTTGTTCAAGTCAAATAAATTTTGATGTTGTAGAAAACAAAATTAGAAATGTAAATTTTGTAGGAGGATGTAATGGGAACTTACAAGGTATATCAAAATTAGTTGAAGGAATGGATGTAGCTGAAGCTGTGGAAAAATTAGAAGGAATTTCCTGCAGTGGAAAAGGAACTTCCTGTCCCGATCAATTTGCAACTGCCCTTAAAAAATTAGTTTTAAGCCGTAAGTAAAAAAATTTATTTAACATATAGATCTTCTAATTAGAAAGTTCACTTATACCAGCCATATACTAACAAATTTCATTACACTAAAAACTTTTAATAAGTCTAAATCTTGGTATTTTGAAAACCTAAAGGTACTTAGATAAACTCGTACCTCAAACACATCTAAGTACCTAAGGTTTTCTAAAATACCAAGCTAAGACTTATTTATAAAAGTTTTTAAATGTAATTTCAATTTTGTTAGTATATTTTATGTATAAGGTAAAATTTCAATTAGAAACTCAATGTAAATGGAAATAATATTTATGATTTATAGGTTTTGTACAAAAATAAACTTATGCGTAGAAATATTTTACAATAAGCAAGTACATTTAAATATTTTGTATATAAGTCTTAGCAGAAAATTTGTAAAAAAACTTAGGACTTTTGAATTGTCTGAGGTACGAGTTTTCAAAAGTCCTTAGCTTTTTTAAACTGTCTGTTTAGACTTATCAAAATATTTAACCGTACTTGTGGTTGTAAAATATTCGAAGCATAAGTTTATTTTTAGTTAAAAGCCATAACTTCAAACTTATTTGATGTCATTGTGCTTTCTTATAATTTTTCTCATGTCGCCTATCATATAAAGGGAACCTGATATCAATAAGATATCATCTTCGCTGCAGTAGGAAAGTGCCTTTTCGTAAGCCTCTTCATAAGTATCCAAAGCTTCGCATTTGGAGTTATATTTTTCTATGACACCTTTTAACTCTTTTGAATTTTCAGCTCTTGTATTGTTTGGGGTAACGGCTATTACTCTCTCCGCTAAAGGAACAATAGTTTTTACCATTACTTCAACTTCTTTATCTGCCAATATACCCAATATAAGTATCATCTTATTGTAGTTAAAATAGGTGCATAAGTTTTTCCTCAGCATGGAAATTCCCTCTCTATTGTGTGCACCATCTATTACAACTAGCGGCTTACGGTGCATTACTTCAAGTCTTCCAATCCATTTCACATTAGAAAGTGCTTTTAATATAGTCTGCTTATCTATATCAAATCCATATCTAGACAATTCCTCTATAGCAAATAGGGCACAAGCACAATTTGTAAGCTGATGTCTACCTAAAAGGGATAATTTAATATGGTAATCTTCTTTTTTTGTATGTACCTTTATCTTTTGCACATATTCTTTGCTGTTATTGTCCACCTTTTCCTGATCTTCAGGCTCTACACAATCACAAGGAACCTTTATAAGTGTACTTCCCCTTTCACTGCATACCTTTTCTATAGCTTCTTCTGCCTCTTTCTCTTCAGGATAAAGTATTACAGGTATACCAGACTTAACTATTCCTGCCTTTTCATGAGCTATCTCAGCTAAGGTATTTCCTAGTATCTGCATGTGGTCATAGCTTATAGATGCAATTATGCTAAGCAATACTCCTCCATCTTCTTCTTTTGAAAATGGTGCCATAACATTTGTGGCATCAAGTCTTCCCCCAAGTCCCACTTCAACTACAGCTATATCAACTTTCTGCTCATAGAAATAATAGAACATAGTACAGGTAATTATCTCAAATTCGGTAGGGTTTTCATACCCGAGTTCAATAACCTTTTTAACAACTTCTGCTACCTTGGTTACTACCCTACTCAAATCATCCTTAGGTATATTGACACCATTTATCTGAATTCTCTCTTCAAACACTTCTAAATAAGGTGAAGTGTACATACCTACCTTAAATCCTGCTTCCATTAGTATTCTATTTATCATTGCCGTAATAGAACCTTTTCCATTGGTACCCGCTACATGTATTGTCTTTATTTTCTTCTGTGGGTTACCTAAAAGCTCTAACATCTTTTCTGTCCTATCAAGTCCATAGTTACTTCCAAATTTAGCAGTAGTTTCTATATACTCAACTGTTTCATCATAATTCATAGTAACACATCCCCACATTTTTTTATTTTATCCAACGACTGCGTCCCTAGATAAGTTCTTTTCCTAAATAATAACGTATTTTAAGTGCTAAAGGCACTAAAAATACTGTTAATAAGACTCTGATGGAGATAGAGGTATTCCTCTTAGCAAAACTCCACCTGAGTCTTAGAATTACTTGATATTCTGCAATCTTTCAATTACAGTATTCAGCATTTCTCTGTACTTATCTCCTTTTTCCCTTTCTGCATTTACCACAGCTTCCGGTGCCTTGGAAACAAATTTTTCATTTGAAAGTTTATTTTCTACTCTCTTTATTTCTGCCTCTAGTTTTTCCTTTTCCTTATTAAGTCTTTCAATTTCCTTATCCATATCTACTAGATCAAAAAGTGGAATAAATAATTCTGCTCCTCTAGTTACTGCTGATACTATATTTTTTGGTACATCATTTTTATCTTTTAAAAATTCAACTTCACTAGCAGAAGCTAATTTTTTGAAATAATCTTCTCCATTTTGAAAAGCTTCATATGCATCTTTTTCAGCTACATGAACCATGATTTTTGCTTTTCTGGAAAATGGTACATTCATTTCTGTTCTAATATTTCTTATTTCTCTAATAGCCTCTATAATATATTCCATATCTTTTTCTGCCTTTAAATCCTTCAGGCTTTCATCATATTCTGGCCATTTTGATATAGTTATAGATTCATACTCTGTATAAAGGTGAGTATATATTTCTTCAGTTATAAAAGGCATTACAGGATGTAATAGCTGCAAACTTGTAGATAATACATTGTTTAATACATTGTATGCTACACCCTTAGCTTTTTCATCCTCACCATACATAACAGGTTTAACAAGTTCTATATACCAATCACATAACTCTCCCCATATAAAATCATATAATTTCTGAGAAGCTATTCCAAGTTCAAATTTTTCTATGTTGTCTGTAACTTCTTTTACAAGAGTATTTAATTTAGACATTATCCATCTGTCTGCACCACTGTAATCTTTGCAGTCTTTATACTTACTCATCAAATCTTCATCTATGTTCATAAGTACAAATCTTGAAGCATTCCATATTTTATTTGCAAAATTTCTAGATGCTTCAACTCTTTCTGGATAATACCTTATGTCATTTCCTGGTGCATTTCCTGTAATAAGGGTAAATCTAAGAGCATCTGCCCCATACTCATCTATTACCTCTATTGGATCTACACCATTTCCAAGGGATTTTGACATTTTTCTTCCTTGAGAATCCCTTACAATACCATGTATAAGTACATTTTCAAAAGGAATATCATCCATACAGTAAAGACCTGAGAATATCATCCTTGCAACCCAGAAGAATATTATGTCGTATCCTGTAACAAGAGTATTGTTAGGGTAGAAGCATTTCAAATCCTCTGTCTTATCTGGCCATCCAAGTGTTGAGAAAGGCCATAATGCAGAACTAAACCAGGTATCCAGTACATCTTTATCCTGTTCTAAGTTAGTTGAACCACATT contains:
- a CDS encoding aspartate-semialdehyde dehydrogenase; translation: MSCNVAVVGCTGMVGRKFIEVLEERDFPIEKLYLFASAKSSGKILKFKDKDYTVEELKEDNIKNKKIDIALFSAGGSVSLKFAPIFSKYGAVVIDNSSAWRMDKEVPLVVPEVNPEDIKWNKGIIANPNCSTIQAIVAIKPLYDKYGVERIVYSTYQAVSGAGMGGYNDLLEGYKGNAPKKFPYPIAGNILPHIDVFLENGYTKEEMKMVNETRKILHDDTLRVTATTARVPVTYSHSESINVELKKDFKIEDIFELYKNATGVVLKDDVDNLVYPMPIEAAGKDEVFVGRIRRDFSVDNGLNLWVVADNIRKGAATNAVQIAECIIKDK
- the dapA gene encoding 4-hydroxy-tetrahydrodipicolinate synthase, which codes for MSLFKGSGVAIITPFNDNGVDFDKLKELLEWQIKSGTDAIIICGTTGEASTMTEKERKDTIKFTVDTVNKRIPVIAGTGSNCTESAVNMSKWAESIGVDGVLVITPYYNKTTQKGLIEHFKAVSSAIKTPIVVYNVPGRTGLNIQPKTLKELCKLDNVVAVKEASGNISQIAKMKALCGDDIDLYSGNDDQTVPIMSLGGLGVISVLANIIPKDMHDMCKLFLEGNVKEALKMQLKALTLMNTMFIETNPIPIKTAMNVLNMNVGNLRLPLCDMSKENLDVLKSELKNYGLLK
- the hslO gene encoding Hsp33 family molecular chaperone HslO; protein product: MIDKLIRATAKDDNIRIIAASTTNLVNAAVKIHECAPTAAAAFGRMLTAGSLMGSMLKSPKDSLSLIISGGGKAKGISVTSYADCHVKGYIGNPSADLPPNSKGKLDVGGIIGINGNLTVIRNMGLREPYSSKIPIQTGEIGDDLAYYFTVSEQTPSAVALGVLVDVDLSIKASGGFIIQMLPGAEDLLADLVTYRLQELPPISNMLAKGMSISQILNDIFKDMGLKILDELTPTYKCDCSRERVEKALISIGAKDLEEIYNEGKTEELKCNFCKTSYKFTHDQIGEILKNCTKKS
- a CDS encoding alpha/beta-type small acid-soluble spore protein, with amino-acid sequence MSKTPLKKIIKAKLKSNRELTEAEKLREKLKYEIAEELGLKDKVNSFGWSSLTAEETGRIGGMMTKRKKELNIPKNESIINHSKSKDKQ
- the dapB gene encoding 4-hydroxy-tetrahydrodipicolinate reductase; translation: MIKIILSGCNGKMGKVITNLVEDFPDLSISAGVDKKDEKSAFPVFANISECNVEGDVILDFSRPDSLDSLLQYGKKHNIGIIFCTTGYSEEQIKKIEEASKSIPIFRSANMSIGINVINKVLKDVSALLYKNFDIEIIEKHHNQKVDAPSGTALLLADTIKDCIPEKVDYVNGREGVRKRVHNEIGIHAVRGGTIVGEHEVIFAGQGETIEIKHTAISREVFAVGALHACEFMYKREKGFYSMENVINGK
- a CDS encoding class I SAM-dependent DNA methyltransferase, whose amino-acid sequence is MNCYGKFAHIYDNLINSDIDYSTWAKKIMNIYEKLNIDRENYLDLACGTGNMTEKLALYFKNTWAVDLSSEMLSEADIKLRNSGLKVNFICQDITNFELNRKFNLITCCLDSTNYILKESDLQSYFKSVFNHLENNGIFLFDINSYYKITNILGNNTYTYDDEDITYMWENYLEDDIVDMYLTFFIRHEDFYKRFDENHRERAYTCEYIESTLKNCGFKIINKLDNYSDKTVTDVSERISYIVTKL